One Cupriavidus taiwanensis LMG 19424 DNA segment encodes these proteins:
- a CDS encoding beta strand repeat-containing protein: MATVTGTNGSDSLIGTASSDTILSGNGNDYVSAGDGSDYVDAGNGDDIVEGGDGNDTLLGANGKDRVFGGRGNDSLSGGNGTDAVYGGSGDDVIGSADGASALYNGDNGGDTLYGDGYDSYADYLLGRGHESARPGNDRIHGGNGDDLIYGDNGDDAAVGGDDIIAGGNGRDTVYGEGGNDTIAGGGGGDTLRGGSGRDTFVYNAVADSTAAGMDVITDFQRGTDRLDLRPVLGDTGFQWGGLTPTAHGAWYQQSGGNTYVYVDVDGNPATAEMVIRLDGMHDLTKSDFAGYDNHAPTAAADTNAIGEDNHPNPITGNVLGNDSDVDAGNVLAVASPGTYVGQYGTLQINADGSYSYTLDNGNPLVQSLRLGDHVDESFGYSVTDGQASAASTLSIRINGANDAATITASANEDTAVTEAGGVANTTTGDASASGTLTVADVDSGEAHFATVPPDSLVGQYGTFTFNTATGAWTYTLDNSKADALIAGQQASDTLTVWSSDQTANQTITVNITGTNDAATITASTNEDTAVTEAGGVANATSGDTSASGTLTVADVDSGEAHFETVPPDSLVGQYGTFTFNTTTGAWTYTLDNSKADALIAGQKVSDALTVSSADQTANQTITVNITGTNDAATITASTNEDTAVTEAGGVANATTGDASASGTLTVADVDSGEAHFATVPPDGLVGQYGTFTFNSTTGAWTYTLDNSKADALTAGQKVSDALTVSSADQTASQTITVNITGTNDAAAITASASEDTAVTEAGGVANATTGDASASGTLTVSDVDTGEAHFAAVPPDSLVGQYGTFTFNTTTGAWTYTLDNSKADALIAGQQVSDTLTVWSSDQTANQTITVNITGTNDAAAITASTNEDTAVTEAGGVANATSGDTSASGTLTVADVDSGEAHFATVPPDSLVGQYGTFTFNSTTGAWTYTLDNSKADALTAGQKVSDALTVSSADQTANQTITVNITGTNDAATITASTNEDTAVTEAGGVANATTGDASASGMLTVADVDSGEAHFATVPPDSLVGQYGTFTFNSTTGAWTYTLDNSKADALTAGQKVSDALTVSSADQTASQTITVNITGTNDAVVNTVPAAQSVNEDAPLVFSTATGNALGFFDVDGSSHTVTLTASGGTITLNGTAGLQFLAGDGSADGTMTFTGSDAAIRAALDGLQFAGDKDYAGAASLQMQTSDGATADIDAVAIAIEPVNDAPVAAADVVYVSNNTGSILIPVSALLANDGDVDGLALAITGLSGATGAVSNLKFAPGTNNSYIMFDSDNSTSGSFSYTVSDGAGGSSTATVTVKVSSTNGGATVTLGSQPYQASYLDGGSNTDELNGAAASDFFIGGAASDTLRGGAGDDVLRGGAGDDTLDGGAGIDMLDLSDAGSGLAFTLAQGSGTLVNLSGVGLGSDNYSNMEGVIGSRFNDSLTGSGANDILRGGMGNDTLDGGAGIDLLDFSDATGAINFTLVQSGSATTVNLGSVNLGTDNYRGMEGVIGSAFNDTLAGSAGNDVLRGGAGDDVMSGGAGNDLLVGGAGADTLAGGSGSDTFRILRADAASVDTITDFDLAPAAAGGDVLDLADLLAGVSVTSANAAQFVRLAEVDGNTVVSLDRDGSGAATGFQDVAVLQGVVGLDLNTLLSNGNIHTA, encoded by the coding sequence ATGGCAACCGTGACTGGCACCAATGGCAGCGACAGCCTCATCGGCACCGCAAGCAGCGACACCATCCTGAGCGGCAACGGCAACGACTATGTCAGCGCCGGCGATGGCAGCGACTATGTCGACGCCGGCAATGGCGACGATATCGTCGAGGGCGGCGATGGCAATGACACGCTGCTGGGGGCCAACGGCAAGGACCGGGTGTTCGGCGGGCGCGGCAACGACAGCCTGTCCGGCGGCAACGGCACTGACGCGGTCTATGGCGGCAGCGGCGACGATGTGATCGGCAGCGCCGACGGAGCGTCGGCGCTTTACAACGGCGACAACGGCGGCGATACGCTCTACGGCGACGGCTACGACAGCTATGCCGACTATCTGCTCGGACGCGGCCATGAGTCGGCCCGACCCGGCAATGACCGAATCCATGGCGGCAACGGCGATGACCTGATCTACGGCGACAACGGCGACGACGCTGCCGTCGGCGGCGACGACATCATCGCCGGCGGCAATGGCAGGGATACGGTCTACGGCGAAGGCGGCAACGACACCATCGCCGGCGGGGGCGGTGGCGACACACTGCGGGGCGGCAGCGGCCGCGACACCTTCGTCTACAACGCTGTCGCCGATTCCACCGCGGCCGGCATGGACGTCATCACCGACTTCCAGCGCGGCACGGACCGCCTGGACCTGCGCCCGGTGCTGGGCGACACCGGCTTCCAGTGGGGCGGCCTGACGCCGACCGCCCATGGTGCCTGGTACCAGCAATCGGGCGGCAACACCTATGTCTACGTCGATGTCGACGGCAACCCGGCCACGGCCGAAATGGTGATTCGCCTCGACGGCATGCACGATCTGACCAAATCTGATTTTGCCGGCTACGACAACCATGCGCCTACCGCCGCGGCCGATACCAACGCCATCGGCGAAGACAATCATCCGAACCCGATTACCGGCAACGTGCTGGGCAATGACAGCGACGTCGATGCCGGCAATGTACTGGCCGTAGCCAGTCCCGGCACCTATGTCGGCCAGTACGGCACGCTGCAGATCAACGCCGACGGCAGCTACAGCTACACCCTGGACAACGGCAATCCGCTGGTCCAGTCGCTGCGCCTCGGCGACCATGTCGATGAGTCGTTCGGCTATAGCGTGACGGATGGCCAGGCCTCGGCGGCATCGACGCTGAGCATCCGGATCAACGGGGCCAACGACGCCGCGACCATCACCGCATCGGCGAACGAAGACACGGCCGTGACGGAAGCCGGCGGCGTGGCGAACACCACGACAGGCGATGCCTCGGCCAGCGGCACGCTGACTGTGGCGGATGTCGACAGCGGCGAGGCTCACTTCGCGACTGTGCCGCCGGACAGCCTGGTCGGGCAATACGGCACGTTCACGTTCAACACCGCCACGGGCGCCTGGACTTATACGCTGGATAACAGCAAGGCCGATGCGCTGATCGCCGGCCAACAGGCCAGCGATACGCTGACCGTGTGGTCGTCCGACCAGACCGCGAACCAGACCATCACGGTCAATATCACCGGCACCAACGATGCCGCGACCATCACCGCATCGACGAACGAAGATACGGCGGTGACAGAAGCCGGCGGCGTGGCAAACGCCACCTCAGGCGACACGTCGGCTAGCGGCACGCTGACTGTGGCTGATGTCGACAGCGGCGAGGCTCACTTCGAGACTGTGCCGCCGGACAGCCTGGTCGGGCAATACGGCACGTTCACGTTCAACACCACCACGGGCGCCTGGACTTATACGCTGGATAACAGCAAGGCCGATGCGCTGATTGCCGGGCAGAAGGTCAGCGATGCGCTGACCGTGTCATCGGCCGACCAGACGGCGAACCAGACCATCACGGTCAATATCACCGGCACCAACGACGCCGCGACCATCACCGCATCGACGAACGAAGATACGGCCGTGACGGAAGCCGGCGGCGTGGCGAACGCCACGACGGGCGATGCCTCGGCCAGCGGCACGCTGACTGTCGCTGATGTCGACAGCGGTGAGGCTCACTTCGCGACAGTGCCGCCGGACGGCCTGGTCGGGCAATACGGCACCTTCACGTTCAACAGCACCACGGGCGCCTGGACCTATACGCTGGATAACAGCAAGGCCGATGCGCTGACCGCCGGGCAGAAGGTCAGCGATGCGCTGACGGTGTCATCGGCCGACCAGACCGCGAGCCAGACCATCACGGTCAATATCACCGGCACCAATGATGCCGCGGCCATCACTGCTTCGGCGAGCGAAGACACGGCCGTGACGGAAGCCGGCGGCGTGGCGAACGCCACGACAGGCGATGCCTCGGCCAGCGGCACGCTGACGGTGAGCGATGTCGACACGGGCGAAGCCCATTTTGCTGCAGTGCCGCCGGACAGCCTGGTCGGGCAATACGGCACGTTCACGTTCAACACCACCACGGGCGCCTGGACTTATACGCTGGATAACAGCAAGGCCGATGCGCTGATCGCCGGCCAACAGGTCAGCGATACGCTGACCGTGTGGTCGTCCGACCAGACGGCGAACCAGACCATCACGGTCAATATCACCGGCACCAACGACGCCGCGGCCATCACCGCATCGACGAACGAAGATACGGCGGTGACAGAAGCCGGCGGCGTGGCAAACGCCACCTCAGGCGACACGTCGGCCAGCGGCACGCTGACTGTGGCGGATGTCGACAGCGGCGAGGCTCACTTCGCGACAGTGCCGCCGGACAGCCTGGTTGGGCAATACGGCACCTTCACCTTCAACAGCACCACCGGCGCCTGGACTTATACGCTGGATAACAGCAAGGCCGATGCGCTGACTGCCGGGCAGAAGGTCAGCGATGCGCTGACCGTGTCATCGGCCGACCAGACGGCGAACCAGACCATCACGGTCAATATCACCGGCACCAACGATGCGGCGACCATCACCGCATCGACGAACGAAGACACGGCCGTGACAGAAGCCGGCGGCGTGGCGAACGCCACGACAGGCGATGCCTCGGCCAGTGGCATGCTGACTGTGGCGGATGTCGACAGCGGCGAGGCTCACTTCGCGACAGTGCCGCCGGACAGCCTGGTCGGGCAATACGGTACGTTCACGTTCAACAGCACCACCGGCGCCTGGACTTATACGCTGGACAACAGCAAGGCCGATGCGCTGACTGCCGGGCAGAAGGTCAGCGATGCGTTGACAGTGTCCTCGGCCGACCAGACCGCGAGCCAGACGATCACGGTCAATATCACTGGCACCAACGATGCGGTCGTCAACACCGTTCCGGCCGCACAGTCAGTCAACGAAGACGCGCCGCTGGTGTTCAGCACTGCCACCGGCAATGCGCTCGGCTTCTTCGATGTGGACGGCAGCAGCCACACGGTGACGCTGACGGCGAGCGGGGGCACGATTACGCTGAACGGCACGGCCGGGCTGCAGTTCCTTGCCGGCGATGGCAGCGCAGACGGCACCATGACCTTCACTGGCAGTGACGCGGCCATTCGCGCCGCGCTGGACGGCCTGCAGTTTGCCGGCGACAAGGACTATGCCGGCGCCGCGTCGCTGCAGATGCAAACCAGCGACGGGGCCACGGCCGACATCGATGCCGTGGCGATCGCCATCGAGCCGGTCAACGATGCGCCGGTGGCTGCCGCGGACGTGGTCTATGTGTCGAACAACACCGGCAGCATCCTGATACCGGTCAGTGCCCTGCTCGCCAATGACGGCGATGTCGATGGCCTGGCACTGGCGATCACCGGCCTGAGCGGCGCCACGGGCGCGGTCAGTAACCTGAAGTTCGCGCCCGGCACCAATAACAGCTACATCATGTTCGACTCCGACAACTCGACGTCGGGCAGCTTTAGCTATACCGTTTCCGATGGCGCGGGCGGCAGCAGCACGGCGACGGTGACGGTCAAGGTCTCGTCGACGAATGGCGGCGCCACGGTGACGCTGGGAAGCCAGCCCTACCAGGCTTCCTATCTCGACGGTGGCAGCAATACCGATGAGCTGAACGGAGCTGCGGCCAGCGATTTCTTCATCGGTGGCGCAGCGAGTGACACATTGCGCGGCGGCGCGGGCGATGATGTGCTGCGAGGCGGCGCCGGCGATGATACGCTCGATGGCGGCGCCGGCATCGACATGCTGGACCTGTCCGATGCCGGCAGCGGGTTGGCATTTACGCTGGCGCAGGGCAGCGGCACGCTGGTCAACCTGTCCGGCGTTGGACTTGGCAGCGATAACTACAGCAACATGGAAGGCGTGATCGGGTCGCGGTTCAACGATTCGCTGACCGGCAGCGGCGCCAATGACATCCTGCGCGGCGGCATGGGCAACGACACCCTCGATGGCGGCGCGGGCATCGACCTGCTGGATTTCTCCGATGCCACTGGGGCGATCAATTTCACGCTGGTACAGAGCGGCAGCGCGACTACCGTCAACCTGGGCAGCGTGAACCTCGGCACAGACAACTATCGTGGCATGGAGGGCGTGATCGGGTCGGCCTTCAACGATACGCTCGCCGGCTCGGCCGGCAACGATGTGCTGCGTGGCGGCGCCGGCGACGACGTCATGAGCGGCGGCGCCGGCAATGACCTGCTGGTCGGCGGCGCCGGCGCCGACACGCTCGCCGGCGGAAGCGGCAGCGACACCTTCCGCATTCTGCGCGCCGATGCCGCCTCGGTCGACACGATCACGGACTTTGATCTCGCGCCCGCCGCTGCCGGAGGCGATGTGCTGGACCTTGCCGACCTGCTCGCGGGCGTCAGCGTGACCAGCGCCAATGCGGCGCAGTTCGTGCGGCTGGCGGAAGTCGATGGCAATACCGTGGTCAGCCTGGACCGGGATGGCAGTGGCGCCGCCACCGGGTTCCAGGATGTCGCTGTGCTGCAGGGCGTGGTGGGGCTGGACCTGAATACGCTACTGAGCAACGGCAATATCCATACGGCTTGA
- a CDS encoding HlyD family type I secretion periplasmic adaptor subunit: protein MSPRPEIRTLARRVAAALRPHADDTAFMDARDAAALSRPRWFAHWILWCAVVFVIVALGWAALARVDEVTVGEGKVIPSSQVQVVQNLEGGIVAQILVRPGQVVSKDQPLMRIDDTRFTASYQEGRTKDDALVARIARLSAEAAGTDFVASAEGDGDARRFVAEERSLFVSRKHALDANLAVLRQQSEQRRQELAEKRSREQQLRQSHRLVAQELAMMRPMVAQGVVSDVDVLRLERQTNDLRGELDASRLAMPRLEAAYRESQQKLDEASAHFRAEAMRELNQAKAEQAALSATNTALQDRVDRTVVRAPLAGIVKQLKVNTVGGVVQPGMDLVEIVPLEDTLLVEARVRPADIAFLRPGQPAVVKLSAYDFSVYGGFAGTVEHISADTLTPERPGERPESYYLVRVRTRDNRPAGSAVQVPILPGMVATVDVLTGQKTVLHYLLKPIIKTRDMAFRER from the coding sequence ATGTCGCCTCGGCCTGAGATCCGCACCCTTGCGCGCCGCGTGGCCGCCGCGCTGCGGCCGCACGCCGACGACACCGCATTCATGGATGCGCGCGACGCGGCGGCGCTGTCGCGGCCACGCTGGTTCGCGCACTGGATTCTGTGGTGCGCCGTGGTCTTCGTCATCGTGGCGCTGGGTTGGGCGGCGCTGGCACGGGTCGATGAGGTGACGGTGGGCGAGGGCAAGGTGATTCCGTCCAGCCAGGTACAGGTGGTGCAGAACCTGGAAGGCGGGATCGTGGCACAGATCCTGGTGCGGCCCGGGCAGGTCGTCAGCAAGGACCAGCCGCTGATGCGCATCGACGATACGCGCTTTACCGCCTCATACCAGGAAGGCCGTACCAAGGACGATGCGCTGGTGGCACGCATTGCGCGCCTGAGCGCCGAAGCCGCCGGCACCGACTTCGTCGCCAGTGCGGAAGGCGACGGCGATGCGCGCCGTTTCGTAGCCGAGGAACGCTCGCTGTTTGTCTCGCGCAAGCATGCGCTGGACGCGAACCTGGCCGTGCTGCGCCAGCAGTCGGAGCAGCGCCGGCAGGAGCTGGCCGAAAAGCGTTCGCGCGAGCAGCAACTGCGGCAGAGCCATCGCCTGGTGGCGCAAGAGCTGGCGATGATGCGGCCGATGGTGGCGCAGGGCGTGGTCTCCGATGTCGATGTGCTGCGGTTGGAGCGGCAGACCAATGACCTCAGAGGCGAGCTCGACGCGTCGCGGCTGGCGATGCCACGCCTCGAAGCGGCCTATCGCGAGAGCCAGCAGAAGCTCGACGAGGCGAGTGCCCATTTCCGCGCCGAGGCCATGCGCGAACTCAACCAGGCCAAGGCCGAGCAGGCAGCGCTGAGCGCCACCAACACCGCCTTGCAGGACCGGGTCGATCGCACCGTGGTGCGCGCGCCGCTGGCCGGCATTGTCAAGCAACTCAAGGTCAACACCGTGGGTGGCGTGGTCCAGCCCGGCATGGACCTGGTGGAAATCGTGCCGCTGGAAGACACGCTGCTGGTCGAGGCGCGCGTGCGTCCGGCCGACATCGCCTTCCTGCGGCCAGGGCAGCCCGCCGTGGTCAAGCTGTCCGCCTACGACTTCTCCGTCTATGGCGGCTTTGCCGGCACCGTAGAACACATCAGCGCCGATACGCTCACGCCGGAGCGACCCGGCGAGCGGCCCGAGAGCTACTACCTGGTCCGGGTGCGCACGCGCGACAACCGGCCAGCCGGAAGCGCCGTGCAGGTGCCGATCCTGCCCGGCATGGTCGCCACGGTGGACGTGCTGACGGGCCAGAAGACGGTGCTCCATTACCTGCTCAAGCCCATCATCAAGACCCGGGACATGGCGTTCCGTGAACGGTAG
- a CDS encoding type I secretion system permease/ATPase encodes MHAAATHAREIRHAAPGPCDDARPADALLDCLLWLARHFHQPASAEALLAGLPLEGHRLTPALCARAAARAGLSARLVRRKPDEISDRVLPAMLLLDQGEACILVRRADEGMLVVVLPEFGDGEQAVRAEDLLARYTGHAIFARPAYRADAARAGPDAVPDHAPQAWFWGVIRQCWPVYGEVLVASLLLSLFALVMPLFTMNVYDRVVPNHALETLWALAVGVGLVLLFEFAMRMLRGYFVDLAGKRIDVTVSATVFEKVLGIEMKSRPASVGSLSSQLQEFESVRDFLTSATITTLIDLPFAAVFIAAMFWVGGPLAWVPLLTVPLVLGLSLALQGPLSRAVRASSACAAQRQAALVETLVGLETIKTTGAEGVAQRQWEQVVGQMARLALRSRWLSACVINAALFAQQAATLAVVVIGVYLIADDRLTMGGLIACTILAGRALAPLSQMAGLTTRYHQARTALAGIERTMALPVERPPGKHFLHRPPLRGEIEFRAVSFRYPGRDSAALDGVSFRIASGERVGLIGRIGSGKTTIEKLILGLYPPDAGSVLVDGAEVRQLDPAALRRGIGHVPQDVMLFSGTVRDNIVIGAPWADDAAVLRAARLGGVSDFIERLPEGYDLRLGERGEGLSGGQRQAIAIARAELLQPPVLLLDEPSSAMDNRSEEQFKARLAAALGERTLLLVTHRGSLLSLVDRLIVMDQGRIVADGPKAEVLNALAGRKLHVASA; translated from the coding sequence ATGCACGCAGCCGCCACGCATGCGCGCGAGATCCGGCATGCCGCCCCGGGTCCCTGCGACGACGCGCGTCCCGCCGATGCGCTGCTGGACTGCCTGCTCTGGCTGGCCCGGCACTTCCACCAGCCGGCCTCGGCCGAGGCCCTGCTGGCCGGGCTGCCGCTGGAGGGCCATCGCCTCACCCCCGCGTTGTGCGCGCGTGCCGCGGCGCGCGCGGGCCTTTCGGCGCGGCTGGTGCGACGCAAGCCCGACGAGATCTCTGACCGCGTGCTGCCCGCGATGCTGCTGCTGGACCAGGGCGAGGCCTGCATCCTGGTGCGCCGCGCCGATGAGGGCATGCTGGTGGTGGTGCTGCCCGAGTTCGGAGACGGCGAACAGGCCGTGCGGGCCGAAGACCTGCTGGCGCGCTACACCGGACACGCCATCTTTGCACGGCCCGCGTACCGTGCGGATGCCGCCCGGGCTGGCCCCGACGCTGTGCCCGATCACGCGCCGCAGGCATGGTTCTGGGGCGTGATCCGGCAGTGCTGGCCGGTCTATGGCGAGGTGTTGGTGGCTTCCCTGCTGCTGAGCCTGTTTGCGCTGGTGATGCCGCTCTTCACCATGAACGTCTATGACCGCGTGGTGCCGAACCATGCGCTGGAGACCTTGTGGGCCCTTGCCGTGGGCGTCGGCCTGGTGCTGCTGTTCGAGTTCGCCATGCGCATGCTGCGCGGCTACTTTGTCGACCTGGCCGGCAAGCGCATCGACGTGACGGTCTCTGCCACGGTGTTCGAGAAAGTGCTGGGCATCGAGATGAAGTCACGGCCCGCCTCGGTCGGCAGCCTCAGCAGCCAGCTGCAGGAATTCGAATCGGTGCGCGATTTCCTGACCTCAGCCACCATCACCACGCTGATCGACCTGCCGTTTGCCGCGGTCTTCATCGCCGCGATGTTCTGGGTGGGTGGCCCGCTCGCGTGGGTGCCGCTGCTGACGGTGCCGCTGGTGCTTGGCCTCAGCCTGGCGCTGCAGGGGCCGCTGTCGCGCGCAGTGCGGGCCAGCAGTGCCTGCGCGGCACAGCGGCAAGCGGCGCTGGTGGAGACGCTGGTAGGGCTGGAGACCATCAAGACCACCGGCGCGGAAGGGGTCGCGCAGCGGCAATGGGAGCAGGTGGTCGGGCAGATGGCCAGGCTGGCGCTGCGCTCACGCTGGTTGTCGGCGTGCGTCATCAACGCGGCGCTGTTCGCGCAGCAGGCCGCCACGCTGGCGGTGGTCGTGATTGGCGTCTATCTGATTGCCGACGACCGCCTCACCATGGGCGGCCTGATCGCCTGCACCATCCTGGCCGGGCGTGCGCTGGCGCCGCTGTCGCAGATGGCCGGATTGACCACGCGCTATCACCAGGCGCGCACCGCGCTGGCCGGCATCGAGCGGACCATGGCGCTGCCGGTCGAGCGCCCGCCCGGCAAGCATTTCCTGCACCGCCCGCCGTTGCGCGGCGAGATCGAATTCCGCGCGGTCAGCTTCCGCTATCCCGGCCGCGACAGCGCCGCGCTCGACGGTGTGTCGTTCCGCATTGCCAGCGGCGAGCGGGTCGGGCTGATCGGCCGCATCGGCTCGGGCAAGACCACCATCGAAAAGCTGATCCTGGGCCTGTATCCGCCCGATGCCGGCTCGGTGCTGGTCGACGGCGCCGAGGTGCGCCAGCTCGACCCGGCGGCGCTGCGGCGCGGTATCGGCCATGTGCCGCAGGATGTGATGCTGTTCAGCGGCACCGTGCGCGACAACATCGTGATCGGCGCGCCCTGGGCCGACGATGCCGCCGTGCTGCGCGCCGCGCGCCTGGGCGGCGTCAGCGATTTCATCGAGCGCCTGCCCGAGGGCTATGATCTGCGCCTGGGCGAGCGCGGCGAGGGGCTTTCGGGTGGACAGCGGCAGGCTATCGCGATCGCGCGCGCGGAGCTGTTGCAGCCGCCGGTGCTGCTGCTCGACGAGCCCAGCAGTGCCATGGACAACCGCAGCGAAGAGCAGTTCAAGGCGCGGCTCGCCGCGGCGCTGGGCGAGCGCACGCTGCTGCTGGTGACCCACCGCGGCTCGCTGCTGAGCCTGGTCGATCGCCTGATCGTGATGGACCAGGGCCGCATCGTCGCGGACGGGCCCAAGGCAGAGGTGCTGAACGCGCTAGCGGGGAGGAAGCTCCATGTCGCCTCGGCCTGA
- a CDS encoding amino acid ABC transporter substrate-binding protein codes for MTAFALPALPARLSRARRSFAALLLAAGSAAMLAPAQARAQSPVLDKIRDAGTIVLGYRESALPFSFADDKGQPAGYAVDLCLRAAEAARQKLGLKDLKVRWMPLTPQNRIPAVVNGLVDLDCAPNTNSLERQKQVAFSVSHYVSTVRMLVRADSGIRSFGDLRGKTVVTSAGSTGDRHVRRFKGQYGYHDVYAKDHGESFLLLESGRAQAFVMDDVLLAGLRARAKDPSQYVIVGPALSVEQNALMLSKADPEWKRLVDQTLATTFAGPEVVALQQRWFQQPIGSRGINLALAPSGEVRAAWKHPSDAVTE; via the coding sequence ATGACCGCCTTCGCCTTGCCTGCCCTGCCCGCCCGACTTTCGCGCGCCCGCCGCTCGTTCGCGGCACTCCTTCTCGCCGCCGGCTCTGCCGCCATGCTGGCGCCGGCGCAAGCCCGCGCCCAAAGCCCGGTGCTCGACAAGATCCGCGACGCCGGCACCATCGTGCTGGGCTACCGCGAATCCGCGCTGCCGTTCTCGTTTGCCGACGACAAGGGCCAGCCGGCCGGGTATGCCGTCGACCTGTGCCTGCGCGCAGCGGAGGCGGCGCGCCAGAAGCTGGGCCTGAAGGACCTGAAGGTGCGCTGGATGCCGCTGACGCCGCAGAACCGCATCCCGGCCGTGGTGAACGGGCTGGTCGACCTGGATTGCGCGCCCAACACCAACTCGCTCGAGCGCCAGAAGCAGGTCGCGTTCAGCGTCTCGCACTATGTGTCGACGGTGCGCATGCTGGTGCGGGCCGACTCGGGCATCCGCTCCTTTGGCGACCTGCGCGGCAAGACGGTGGTCACCAGCGCAGGCTCGACCGGCGACCGCCACGTGCGCCGCTTCAAGGGTCAGTACGGCTACCACGATGTCTACGCCAAGGACCACGGCGAATCGTTCCTGCTGCTGGAATCGGGCCGCGCCCAGGCCTTCGTGATGGATGACGTGCTGCTGGCCGGCCTGCGCGCGCGTGCCAAGGATCCCTCGCAATATGTCATCGTCGGACCGGCCCTTTCCGTCGAGCAGAACGCACTGATGCTGTCCAAGGCCGATCCGGAATGGAAGCGCCTGGTCGACCAGACCCTGGCCACCACCTTTGCCGGCCCCGAGGTCGTGGCGCTGCAGCAGCGCTGGTTCCAGCAGCCCATCGGCAGCCGCGGCATCAACCTGGCCCTGGCGCCTTCGGGCGAGGTCCGCGCGGCCTGGAAGCATCCGTCCGACGCGGTCACCGAATAA